A region of Lichenibacterium dinghuense DNA encodes the following proteins:
- a CDS encoding DUF927 domain-containing protein, whose protein sequence is MSVGASSHRVDIKAVSAAALRSLPDLLADWLPGGRREGREYVVQNPTRADGRPGSFTINTTSGRWSDFATGDKGGDPVALFAYLNGTAQVDAARAVADRLGLSRPEQAANDDPLARMKTRAERKANGQAEPERDPWTPVAPIPEAEFVPLNVRLGGREPGKTWLFADATGQPLGFECRWVKADGKDIRFACWCRHDDGRTEWRLKHLPSPRPIFGLDRLARAPLAPVLVVEGAKKVEPATRLFPDHIAVAWPGGAEGVKHVDWSPLAGRAVVVWPDNDDVGRKAAAGIAEAALKAGADSAAVVPVPSDFPPKWDLADVVPDGADLAALLDAARPAKPKAPSWPAGFRMTDRGLVWSDPSDDERPEVVVSGRFDVLAESRDDRGQSWGVLLRWSDPDGRSREWAMPRSILATDGADVPRGRTGAR, encoded by the coding sequence ATGAGCGTCGGCGCCTCCTCTCATCGCGTCGACATCAAGGCTGTGTCGGCCGCGGCGTTGCGCAGCTTGCCGGACCTCCTGGCTGACTGGCTGCCCGGCGGCCGGCGCGAAGGTCGCGAGTACGTCGTGCAGAACCCGACCCGCGCCGACGGCCGGCCCGGCTCTTTTACCATCAACACGACGTCGGGCCGTTGGTCCGACTTCGCCACCGGCGACAAGGGGGGCGATCCCGTCGCCCTCTTCGCCTACTTGAATGGGACAGCTCAGGTAGATGCAGCGCGCGCCGTCGCTGACCGGCTCGGCCTGTCTCGCCCTGAGCAGGCTGCCAACGACGACCCTCTGGCGCGCATGAAGACCCGCGCCGAGCGCAAGGCGAATGGCCAGGCCGAACCCGAACGGGACCCGTGGACGCCGGTCGCGCCCATCCCGGAGGCCGAGTTCGTCCCGCTCAACGTGCGCCTCGGCGGACGGGAGCCGGGCAAGACGTGGCTGTTCGCCGACGCCACGGGCCAGCCGCTCGGCTTCGAGTGCCGGTGGGTCAAGGCGGACGGGAAGGACATCAGGTTCGCCTGCTGGTGCCGGCACGACGACGGCCGCACCGAATGGCGGCTGAAGCACCTGCCCTCGCCGCGGCCAATCTTCGGCCTCGACCGCCTCGCCAGGGCCCCGCTCGCCCCGGTGCTGGTGGTGGAAGGCGCGAAGAAGGTCGAGCCCGCCACGCGGCTGTTCCCGGACCACATCGCCGTGGCGTGGCCGGGCGGGGCCGAGGGCGTGAAGCACGTCGACTGGTCGCCACTCGCCGGCCGGGCCGTGGTGGTATGGCCCGACAACGACGACGTGGGCCGGAAGGCCGCGGCGGGCATCGCCGAGGCGGCGCTGAAGGCCGGCGCGGACAGCGCGGCCGTGGTGCCGGTGCCGAGCGACTTTCCGCCGAAATGGGACCTCGCGGACGTGGTGCCCGACGGCGCAGATCTCGCGGCCCTGCTCGACGCCGCCCGGCCCGCGAAACCCAAGGCCCCGAGCTGGCCGGCGGGCTTCCGAATGACGGACCGCGGCCTCGTGTGGTCGGACCCGAGCGACGACGAGAGGCCCGAAGTGGTCGTGTCAGGCCGCTTCGACGTGCTCGCCGAGAGTCGGGACGACCGTGGCCAGTCCTGGGGCGTGCTGCTGCGCTGGTCCGACCCGGACGGCCGCTCGCGGGAATGGGCGATGCCGCGCTCCATCCTGGCGACGGACGGCGCCGATGTACCACGAGGGCGGACAGGCGCCCGGTAA
- a CDS encoding phage tail tip lysozyme, with translation MYHEGGQAPGKGGVGWAQWTGPRRRAFEAWVAAHGLNPTSDEASWRYLTEGDPETPGAIAAVKRESTVQGSMRAFEAHFERAGIKAYGSRMRFANAAMAMQPGGATVMAPATAPDGASSTGTVRAGKASAAVDALDRLNGAGSVQAGQALGSIMHAGQWCADAVNGALKVAGIKGSGSSMANSFKNWGKHVDFSDVKRGDVIFEDHGQGRGHAGFATGAVQRDRNGNVVAIGMTSGNHGNRVRRDYMERVGEITDLRRADEEARREAEQAVLPRRAPAGASAAPERHAAGVDFDHSSLREGIDHLRTFKAELAGLKGGVKVAIDHTQTHKGELAAAGRPGRLRTSLNGHYGSDGRSWT, from the coding sequence ATGTACCACGAGGGCGGACAGGCGCCCGGTAAGGGTGGTGTTGGCTGGGCTCAGTGGACCGGCCCGCGCCGGCGTGCCTTCGAGGCCTGGGTCGCGGCACACGGCCTCAATCCGACCTCAGACGAGGCGTCATGGCGTTATCTGACGGAGGGCGACCCTGAGACGCCCGGCGCCATTGCGGCGGTGAAGCGAGAGAGCACCGTCCAAGGCTCGATGCGGGCCTTCGAGGCGCACTTCGAGCGGGCCGGGATCAAGGCCTATGGTTCGCGGATGCGCTTCGCCAACGCGGCGATGGCTATGCAGCCGGGCGGCGCCACGGTCATGGCGCCAGCTACCGCGCCCGATGGTGCTTCCTCGACTGGCACCGTCCGCGCAGGCAAGGCATCAGCAGCCGTCGACGCGCTCGATCGACTGAATGGCGCCGGCAGCGTCCAAGCCGGCCAAGCGCTCGGGTCCATCATGCACGCGGGCCAGTGGTGCGCCGACGCCGTCAACGGCGCGCTGAAGGTTGCCGGGATCAAGGGCTCCGGCTCGTCGATGGCGAACTCGTTCAAGAATTGGGGCAAGCACGTCGATTTTTCTGACGTGAAGCGTGGCGACGTCATCTTTGAGGATCACGGCCAGGGGCGCGGCCACGCTGGCTTCGCGACCGGCGCTGTGCAGCGCGACCGCAACGGCAACGTGGTCGCCATCGGCATGACGTCAGGCAACCACGGCAATCGGGTGCGCCGTGACTACATGGAGCGGGTCGGCGAGATCACAGACCTTCGCCGGGCCGATGAGGAAGCGCGACGGGAGGCGGAGCAGGCCGTGCTGCCGAGGAGAGCGCCTGCCGGTGCGAGCGCGGCGCCCGAGCGCCATGCGGCCGGCGTCGACTTCGACCACAGCAGCCTGCGCGAGGGCATCGACCACCTGCGCACCTTCAAGGCCGAGCTGGCCGGGCTGAAGGGCGGGGTCAAGGTCGCCATCGACCACACGCAAACCCACAAGGGCGAGCTCGCCGCGGCCGGTCGGCCCGGACGGCTGCGGACGTCGCTGAATGGCCACTACGGCAGCGACGGAAGGTCCTGGACGTGA
- a CDS encoding ComEC/Rec2 family competence protein, producing the protein MVFNLLEIRFLNVGHGSSAVISFYSGNEAAHGVVDSAWNRAPVPKALTVLQNLGATKLSFVCLTHPHADHYGGLSQILQTFDQKIDQFYTCPMGDLFLNRPRLRKLAVYLKQVLARTDSRSIRQSTQEFLQILRWGDSNSSRWIECAGEENRLAPTGFSPVEILSILPPRFAKGNIISRIESEDPMILGNINENDLSLCLRLTYAGTSIIIGGDATKSNWDFRERFERNSGRDIASQVVNIPHHGSKYDNPQPVLDRLFLKSGDRYGVTSANGQSHPHPETIFAISQMGVDPYCTNLMPPCGANVSKLAPIKGVDPSLARLIRESAEDSGEMQPCQGDILVRVTADGVLTVTPEFDAFCSYRRGASARLTPQS; encoded by the coding sequence ATGGTCTTTAATTTGCTTGAGATTAGATTTCTGAACGTCGGGCACGGGAGTTCCGCCGTTATATCATTCTACTCTGGAAATGAGGCGGCGCATGGCGTTGTAGACTCAGCTTGGAACAGAGCACCTGTTCCAAAAGCGCTTACAGTTTTGCAAAATCTTGGAGCAACCAAACTTAGCTTTGTTTGCTTAACGCATCCTCATGCAGACCACTATGGTGGATTATCTCAGATCCTTCAAACGTTTGACCAAAAGATCGATCAATTCTATACTTGCCCGATGGGTGATCTTTTCCTCAATCGTCCTCGACTTAGAAAGCTTGCTGTTTACCTAAAGCAGGTTCTAGCGAGAACCGACTCGCGCAGTATTAGGCAATCCACACAGGAATTTCTCCAGATCTTAAGATGGGGCGACAGCAACAGCTCAAGATGGATCGAATGTGCCGGAGAAGAAAACAGATTGGCTCCGACAGGTTTTTCTCCGGTGGAGATCTTATCAATTCTTCCGCCACGATTTGCGAAGGGCAATATTATTTCGAGAATTGAGAGCGAAGATCCAATGATATTAGGCAACATTAATGAAAATGACCTAAGCCTTTGCCTCAGGCTTACATACGCTGGGACTTCGATCATAATTGGCGGTGACGCAACCAAGTCTAATTGGGATTTCAGAGAACGATTTGAGCGCAACTCAGGAAGAGATATAGCCTCTCAGGTTGTTAACATTCCTCATCACGGTTCAAAATACGACAATCCGCAACCCGTTCTGGACAGACTATTCCTGAAATCCGGAGATCGCTATGGGGTTACCTCAGCAAACGGGCAGTCGCACCCCCATCCAGAAACGATCTTCGCAATTTCACAGATGGGTGTTGATCCATACTGTACAAATCTTATGCCGCCCTGCGGAGCAAATGTGAGTAAGCTGGCTCCTATAAAGGGAGTCGATCCCAGTTTGGCGCGTTTGATACGGGAGAGCGCGGAAGATAGTGGTGAAATGCAGCCGTGCCAGGGAGATATTCTTGTGAGAGTCACAGCAGATGGTGTTCTCACAGTGACCCCCGAGTTTGACGCTTTCTGCTCCTATCGAAGGGGCGCAAGTGCGAGGTTAACCCCACAGTCATAG